GGGTGCGTTTGGCTGTCCCACAGTTTCAGATGAAGCCGGGGAAAAACGCCTGTTCTGGCCGCCCCAGATATCTGAAGCTGCCTTCGGCTGTCCCATAGCGCGCTAAGAGCTTGAGTAAATCCCACTTACGCCACAGGCCCGTGCGCACGATGGCAAACAGGCGGCTGAAGCTATGTGCCCACTCTGAGAGAAAGGCCAAGTATCTGAGTAAGAGATAGACCAACAAGGCCATCCAAATCTGCCACCGCACCGCATTAGCACTGGTGCC
This portion of the Verrucomicrobiia bacterium genome encodes:
- a CDS encoding IS4 family transposase, which produces GTSANAVRWQIWMALLVYLLLRYLAFLSEWAHSFSRLFAIVRTGLWRKWDLLKLLARYGTAEGSFRYLGRPEQAFFPGFI